One Excalfactoria chinensis isolate bCotChi1 chromosome 19, bCotChi1.hap2, whole genome shotgun sequence genomic window carries:
- the SSC4D gene encoding scavenger receptor cysteine-rich domain-containing group B protein isoform X1, which yields MSPAPCMACRALPSSLLLLLLLGPTGSSEPAPPPFPELRLANGPSRCQGRVEILYNGSWGTVCDDDWDIVDANVVCRQLGCGHAIALPAPMTFGQGRGPIFLDNVDCKGQEAALSECWSHGWGIHNCYHYEDVAVVCNELSPTSASEGPTSRTATASVQNGEGDGRIRLVSGADACQGRVEIFYQGSWGTVCDDDWGLSDASVVCKQVGCGQALEYKSNAYFGYGTGHILLDNVNCEGSEPILSACYSLGWGIHNCGHHEDAGVICMGLDTSTITSFTTSVALDYEEMLTATATAVTDSPEQPSPATEVVTTVLITAEMESGGVRLANGNGSCRGRVEVRHGGTWGTVCDDDWDFPDAQVVCRQLGCGPAVSATVLGSFGYGSGPVLLDNVGCDGHEERLADCFHLGWGQHNCGHHEDAGVVCRGADDSGIHFQEATVATTTSAPTHLEDGFLRLVNGSHQCEGRVEMFYLSQWGTVCDDAWDLRDAKVVCRQLGCGQAMAAWGEAYYGPGTGYIFLDNLKCKGSEPSLLHCSHIRWDVHNCDHSEDAGVVCSLL from the exons ATGAGCCCTGCTCCCTGCATGGCATGCAGGGCActgccttcctccctgctcctcctcctcctcctcggccCCACTG GAAGCTCCGAGCCCGCCCCGCCACCATTCCCAG agctgcgcctGGCCAACGGGCCCAGCCGGTGCCAGGGCCGCGTGGAGATCCTGTACAACGGCTCCTGGGGCACAGTGTGCGACGACGACTGGGACATCGTGGACGCCAACGTGGTGTGTCgccagctgggctgtgggcacgCCATCGCCCTGCCGGCACCCATGACTTTCGGCCAGGGGAGGGGGCCCATCTTCTTGGACAACGTGGACTGCAAGGGCCAGGAGGCGGCACTGAGCGAGTGCTGGAGCCACggctggggcatccacaactgcTACCACTATGAGGACGTGGCTGTCGTCTGCAATG AGCTCTCCCCCACATCAGCAAGCGAAGGACCGACCAGCAGGACTGCCACGGCCTCGGTGCAGAATGGGGAAG GTGACGGCCGCATCCGGCTGGTGAGCGGGGCGGACGCCTGCCAGGGCCGCGTGGAGATCTTCTACCAGGGCAGCTGGGGCACAGTGTGTGATGATGACTGGGGGCTGAGCGACGCCAGCGTGGTCTGCAAGCAGGTGGGCTGCGGCCAGGCTCTGGAGTACAAAAGCAATGCTTATTTTGGCTATGGAACGGGGCACATCCTGCTGGACAACGTCAACTGCGAGGGCAGCGAGCCCATCCTCTCCGCCTGCTATAGCCTCggctggggcatccacaactgcGGCCACCACGAGGATGCCGGGGTGATCTGCATGG GTCTGGACACATCCACCATCACATCCTTCACCACCTCCGTGGCCCTGGACTATGAAGAGATGCTCACTGCCACAGCCACAG CAGTGACAgacagccctgagcagccctcACCAGCGACCGAGGTGGTCACCACTGTGCTCATCACTGCCGAGATGGAAA GTGGCGGCGTGAGGTTGGCGAACGGCAACGGGAGCTGCCGCGGTCGGGTGGAGGTGCGGCACGGCGGGACGTGGGGCACGGTGTGCGACGACGACTGGGACTTCCCCGACGCGCAGGTGGTTTGCCGGCAGCTGGGCTGCGGGCCCGCCGTGTCCGCCACCGTGCTGGGTTCCTTCGGGTACGGCAGCGGGCCGGTGCTGCTGGATAACGTGGGGTGCGACGGGCACGAAGAGCGCCTGGCCGACTGCTTCCACCTGGGCTGGGGGCAACACAACTGCGGCCATCACGAGGATGCGGGCGTCGTGTGCCGAG GTGCTGATGACTCAGGAATCCACTTCCAAGAAGCCACTGTTGCCACCACCACGTCGGCCCCGACCCATCTGGAGGATG GGTTCTTGCGCCTGGTGAACGGCAGCCATCAGTGCGAGGGCCGCGTGGAGATGTTCTACCTGTCCCAGTGGGGCACGGTGTGCGACGACGCCTGGGACCTGCGGGACGCCAAGGTGGTGTGTcggcagctgggctgtgggcaAGCCATGGCGGCCTGGGGGGAAGCATATTACGGCCCCGGCACCGGTTACATCTTCCTGGACAACCTCAAGTGCAAGGGCAGCgagccctccctgctgcactgctcaCACATCCGCTGGGACGTGCACAACTGCGACCACTCGGAGGATGCCGGCGTGGTCTGCAGCCTCCTATGA
- the SSC4D gene encoding scavenger receptor cysteine-rich domain-containing group B protein isoform X2 gives MSPAPCMACRALPSSLLLLLLLGPTGSSEPAPPPFPELRLANGPSRCQGRVEILYNGSWGTVCDDDWDIVDANVVCRQLGCGHAIALPAPMTFGQGRGPIFLDNVDCKGQEAALSECWSHGWGIHNCYHYEDVAVVCNELSPTSASEGPTSRTATASVQNGEGDGRIRLVSGADACQGRVEIFYQGSWGTVCDDDWGLSDASVVCKQVGCGQALEYKSNAYFGYGTGHILLDNVNCEGSEPILSACYSLGWGIHNCGHHEDAGVICMGLDTSTITSFTTSVALDYEEMLTATATVTDSPEQPSPATEVVTTVLITAEMESGGVRLANGNGSCRGRVEVRHGGTWGTVCDDDWDFPDAQVVCRQLGCGPAVSATVLGSFGYGSGPVLLDNVGCDGHEERLADCFHLGWGQHNCGHHEDAGVVCRGADDSGIHFQEATVATTTSAPTHLEDGFLRLVNGSHQCEGRVEMFYLSQWGTVCDDAWDLRDAKVVCRQLGCGQAMAAWGEAYYGPGTGYIFLDNLKCKGSEPSLLHCSHIRWDVHNCDHSEDAGVVCSLL, from the exons ATGAGCCCTGCTCCCTGCATGGCATGCAGGGCActgccttcctccctgctcctcctcctcctcctcggccCCACTG GAAGCTCCGAGCCCGCCCCGCCACCATTCCCAG agctgcgcctGGCCAACGGGCCCAGCCGGTGCCAGGGCCGCGTGGAGATCCTGTACAACGGCTCCTGGGGCACAGTGTGCGACGACGACTGGGACATCGTGGACGCCAACGTGGTGTGTCgccagctgggctgtgggcacgCCATCGCCCTGCCGGCACCCATGACTTTCGGCCAGGGGAGGGGGCCCATCTTCTTGGACAACGTGGACTGCAAGGGCCAGGAGGCGGCACTGAGCGAGTGCTGGAGCCACggctggggcatccacaactgcTACCACTATGAGGACGTGGCTGTCGTCTGCAATG AGCTCTCCCCCACATCAGCAAGCGAAGGACCGACCAGCAGGACTGCCACGGCCTCGGTGCAGAATGGGGAAG GTGACGGCCGCATCCGGCTGGTGAGCGGGGCGGACGCCTGCCAGGGCCGCGTGGAGATCTTCTACCAGGGCAGCTGGGGCACAGTGTGTGATGATGACTGGGGGCTGAGCGACGCCAGCGTGGTCTGCAAGCAGGTGGGCTGCGGCCAGGCTCTGGAGTACAAAAGCAATGCTTATTTTGGCTATGGAACGGGGCACATCCTGCTGGACAACGTCAACTGCGAGGGCAGCGAGCCCATCCTCTCCGCCTGCTATAGCCTCggctggggcatccacaactgcGGCCACCACGAGGATGCCGGGGTGATCTGCATGG GTCTGGACACATCCACCATCACATCCTTCACCACCTCCGTGGCCCTGGACTATGAAGAGATGCTCACTGCCACAGCCACAG TGACAgacagccctgagcagccctcACCAGCGACCGAGGTGGTCACCACTGTGCTCATCACTGCCGAGATGGAAA GTGGCGGCGTGAGGTTGGCGAACGGCAACGGGAGCTGCCGCGGTCGGGTGGAGGTGCGGCACGGCGGGACGTGGGGCACGGTGTGCGACGACGACTGGGACTTCCCCGACGCGCAGGTGGTTTGCCGGCAGCTGGGCTGCGGGCCCGCCGTGTCCGCCACCGTGCTGGGTTCCTTCGGGTACGGCAGCGGGCCGGTGCTGCTGGATAACGTGGGGTGCGACGGGCACGAAGAGCGCCTGGCCGACTGCTTCCACCTGGGCTGGGGGCAACACAACTGCGGCCATCACGAGGATGCGGGCGTCGTGTGCCGAG GTGCTGATGACTCAGGAATCCACTTCCAAGAAGCCACTGTTGCCACCACCACGTCGGCCCCGACCCATCTGGAGGATG GGTTCTTGCGCCTGGTGAACGGCAGCCATCAGTGCGAGGGCCGCGTGGAGATGTTCTACCTGTCCCAGTGGGGCACGGTGTGCGACGACGCCTGGGACCTGCGGGACGCCAAGGTGGTGTGTcggcagctgggctgtgggcaAGCCATGGCGGCCTGGGGGGAAGCATATTACGGCCCCGGCACCGGTTACATCTTCCTGGACAACCTCAAGTGCAAGGGCAGCgagccctccctgctgcactgctcaCACATCCGCTGGGACGTGCACAACTGCGACCACTCGGAGGATGCCGGCGTGGTCTGCAGCCTCCTATGA
- the YWHAG gene encoding 14-3-3 protein gamma, with protein MVDREQLVQKARLAEQAERYDDMAAAMKNVTELNEPLSNEERNLLSVAYKNVVGARRSSWRVISSIEQKTSADGNEKKIEMVRAYREKIEKELEAVCQDVLSLLDNYLIKNCSETQYESKVFYLKMKGDYYRYLAEVATGEKRATVVESSEKAYSEAHEISKEHMQPTHPIRLGLALNYSVFYYEIQNAPEQACHLAKTAFDDAIAELDTLNEDSYKDSTLIMQLLRDNLTLWTSDQQDDDGGEGNN; from the exons ATGGTGGACCGCGAGCAGCTGGTGCAGAAGGCCCGGCTGGCCGAGCAAGCCGAGCGCTACGACGACATGGCGGCCGCCATGAAGAAC GTGACAGAACTGAACGAGCCTCTGTCCAATGAAGAGAGGAACCTCCTGTCCGTCGCCTACAAGAACGTGGTGGGGGCACGGCGCTCGTCCTGGCGAGTCATCAGCAGCATCGAGCAGAAGACCTCCGCTGATGGCAATGAGAAGAAGATCGAAATGGTTCGGGCCTACCGTGAGAAGATCGAGAAGGAGTTGGAAGCCGTGTGCCAGGACGTGCTGAGCCTGCTGGACAACTACCTGATCAAGAACTGCAGCGAGACACAGTACGAGAGCAAAGTCTTCTACCTGAAGATGAAAGGGGACTATTACCGCTACCTGGCCGAGGTGGCCACCGGTGAGAAGAGGGCGACCGTGGTGGAGTCTTCGGAGAAGGCTTACAGCGAGGCCCACGAGATCAGCAAGGAGCACATGCAGCCGACCCACCCCATCCGGCTCGGCCTGGCGCTCAACTACTCCGTTTTCTACTACGAGATCCAGAACGCGCCGGAGCAGGCCTGCCACCTGGCCAAGACGGCGTTCGACGACGCCATCGCCGAGCTGGACACCCTCAACGAGGACTCCTACAAGGACTCAACGCTCATCATGCAGCTCCTCCGTGACAACCTAACGCTCTGGACAAGCGATCAGCAAGACGACGACGGCGGAGAAGGCAACAATTAG